A part of Eubacterium sp. AB3007 genomic DNA contains:
- a CDS encoding SpaA isopeptide-forming pilin-related protein, with translation MILSIAVLLGISFMLSLPAKTLTPDKAVEQGGIDVPQEELQEEEKGDPETVDSLAYEGEGYAVRIENAELDAQTALNVKEIQEDSDQAKERKAYKRYYEQALKALRKEKGGETIASLSMARFYDITLDADGKEIQPERAVDVTIAYDKALALEDQKNVRIIHFREDPETGEVSPEVLDRKDVVLALNKKGKLEEAGFQAESFSVYAVVYAESQISAPVKTADGKDYVITVTYDTSTKIPEDARLIAKEVQKGDDGYKAYVEDTADTIGSQVEDLSYIRLFDIKIVDKDDPNVKYQPAEGTAVDVRIELADKETGKKAEKNTKVVHFADGAEAGEVIDTLDVEGNEIHFQAKGFSAYAIVEGPEAVPMGWKTVGSVSELISMGSQGLYIGHPDGYYYMNSITADSKRTGITKTKPAQTYPADKAAKYYFEQVPGTTDKVYAYCYAADGTTKQYVYNGGNNSLSFAAEESEKTAFTVTQNNNGTFKLSNGSWYWNMQSGASGIRFCSWNNSNDTNNNVNFWYYTEVTSDPYALDNTSYGLMFWDESLYGKAMMASSKTENALDAKALMVLATEDNKKHLFVPNDSDISMWTFHWEHDDYYYLTVTVDGATKYLKIDPSGLSLADSKSEASLVQVVPGTGVHAGQICLKSGDATLTYSGTTASGFTTGGSSGTEWLDLVELSELTSDYYKTYSASKVSVSDKNIKTGSKVIVYTRAWNEETLKYEYYAIDHDGTLVRVYEKGDSIEWAGNVINTMLWQFTDYPDDNGDPSYYYELYNEYAQKYLAPQLTGGQIVADDPIGINMNGRRYGHYYSDILAWDKASYSYTGLKVENGQIVSCPKSEAMDFYFAVMEEVPVDDALTTVKTVDHTQYGITMKLVDFNSTVTRVDNTPTTTEQHAVMGTSVFTQWNEQRGLLSTNLGADGYPIASKTDKSLGDLFQGAKEVNHLFIESTYNASGYFEYDSAQNFASLNGAAGGNYTSGFDHNFTVYKEIGSYDDSNKNTLKHGQFLPFNNIEAGRFASVNRQNLYSTTGDLLPNSDPRKYENLYLVNDPAKADLYFGVELEAGFTQPPGGLDDWGHDIIFEFTGDDDFWLYVDDELVIDLGGVHSALPGSVNFSTGDVIVNNQHTTLLDIFRENYKERNSIQSDDDERLIEYLKKHFDYNEQTGEFSKIFKDYSTHKMKIFYMERGGGASNLHMRFNLASVKPGTVELSKELSGVDGSESPLAEFAYQIKYKKNGQEYLLKNAMQGTADQEDYVFYKNTDNPVKFEPSRKIGGVDYDNVFILKPGETVTVNFPTFGPENEEIDSYSIVECGVNTEVYDSVAANGTVLEGTAVTGAPHRKDFGIGYQSTEDRPRAGFVNTVNPEAIRTLTFRKKLFDADGETPITDDPTAFDFRLYFGTESDTELSGVNMYTYHVRDKEGDYCSWDAGAQKFIKIGSGIKDYTQLSDEQKKAASFSTSMNGSISMIPVDYTVEVREILAGTKYMVQERPSEIPDGYSFQKYVYYDDYDLTGSNDKPETAVYSGEDADAVATAGAPDSQDHNGTIYNEIAAGKDPHVDICNLKGYGLRVNKVWTDADYMDGRATTYFAVYTKKQNPGSEHGQGIGLLDLVPGSLRALPYGTTTLYWYWLRLPVGGVSFNDYVIREVEIKHGNPEYDEEGVVTNVSDLTFQPIREGETLTLDGRQKGETEHADFTYSVHYTQGTISAGSNVRVDTTTNDRPGIILKKQDFHGRALAGATFLLTEESSNTPIGTFTSDSDGYLTTAFLSENKNYTLTEMTTPQGYHGLEQAMTIQVTGDQSDQEAGNNGSTVTVSGPDSEYYSLTQGSGTTPATLIIKNRPYILQAKKQDGDTKVPLSMVHFELHKQVTVGGVTIFDNAVMTGYEDLVTDEDGTIPLIDNTLPAGTYQLREKTPRAGYQTLPGYIEFTISKTGAISLLPQGSSADWVSLTKTTDPEEEGTLAYTLIINNYIDASVTVRKVDENNQNLLGSKFQLCKHGTSWEVVEAYREIDLTSGNQRTLEKLSTGTYRLEETQAPDGYVVLKKYTYFNIAQNGTVTLTDESGTGTNSNENASLSNSGNIITIRNTPGASLPSTGGPGAIRLYLLGILLIGTMGGALLLRRRRTI, from the coding sequence ATGATACTGTCGATTGCAGTCCTTCTTGGCATATCTTTCATGCTTTCTCTTCCTGCCAAGACGCTCACTCCAGACAAGGCTGTAGAGCAGGGCGGTATAGATGTCCCCCAGGAGGAACTTCAGGAGGAAGAGAAGGGCGATCCGGAGACCGTTGACTCCCTGGCCTATGAGGGTGAGGGGTACGCGGTCAGGATCGAGAACGCAGAACTCGACGCGCAGACCGCCCTCAACGTGAAGGAGATCCAGGAGGACAGCGACCAGGCGAAGGAACGGAAGGCATACAAGCGGTACTATGAGCAGGCGCTGAAGGCTTTGCGCAAGGAGAAGGGCGGAGAGACCATCGCCTCGCTTTCCATGGCCAGGTTCTACGACATCACTCTGGACGCGGACGGGAAGGAGATCCAGCCCGAGCGGGCCGTAGATGTGACCATCGCCTACGACAAGGCGCTGGCGCTGGAGGATCAGAAGAACGTCCGCATCATCCACTTCCGGGAGGATCCCGAGACAGGCGAGGTAAGCCCAGAGGTGCTGGACCGGAAGGACGTGGTGCTTGCCCTGAACAAGAAGGGCAAGCTGGAGGAGGCCGGGTTCCAGGCGGAGAGCTTCAGCGTATATGCGGTGGTGTATGCGGAGTCGCAGATCTCTGCTCCTGTCAAGACTGCGGACGGGAAGGACTATGTCATTACCGTGACGTATGACACCAGCACCAAGATCCCGGAGGACGCCAGACTCATCGCGAAGGAAGTCCAGAAGGGCGACGATGGCTACAAAGCCTACGTAGAGGATACAGCGGACACCATCGGCAGTCAGGTGGAGGATCTGTCGTATATCCGGCTCTTTGATATCAAGATCGTGGACAAGGATGATCCCAACGTGAAATATCAGCCGGCAGAAGGAACGGCAGTGGATGTCAGGATCGAGCTGGCGGATAAGGAGACTGGCAAGAAGGCGGAGAAGAACACAAAGGTCGTGCACTTTGCCGATGGAGCGGAAGCCGGTGAAGTAATTGACACACTGGATGTTGAGGGGAATGAGATCCACTTTCAGGCGAAGGGGTTCTCCGCGTATGCGATCGTGGAAGGACCGGAGGCAGTACCGATGGGATGGAAAACAGTGGGCTCTGTTTCCGAGCTGATCTCCATGGGGAGTCAGGGGCTTTATATTGGCCATCCGGATGGTTATTATTACATGAACAGCATTACGGCAGACAGCAAGAGAACCGGTATTACCAAGACCAAGCCGGCCCAGACATATCCCGCTGATAAGGCAGCCAAATACTATTTTGAGCAGGTTCCCGGAACAACAGACAAGGTCTACGCTTACTGCTATGCGGCGGATGGCACGACGAAACAGTATGTCTATAACGGAGGCAACAACAGCCTTTCCTTTGCTGCGGAAGAATCGGAGAAGACAGCCTTTACGGTAACTCAGAACAACAACGGCACCTTCAAACTCAGCAATGGAAGCTGGTACTGGAACATGCAGAGCGGAGCAAGCGGAATTCGTTTCTGTTCCTGGAACAATTCCAATGACACCAACAACAATGTGAATTTCTGGTATTATACCGAAGTTACGAGCGATCCCTATGCGTTGGATAATACCTCCTATGGCCTGATGTTCTGGGACGAAAGTCTCTACGGAAAGGCCATGATGGCAAGTTCAAAGACTGAGAACGCGCTGGATGCAAAGGCGCTGATGGTCCTGGCAACCGAAGACAACAAAAAACATCTGTTCGTACCCAATGACAGTGACATTTCCATGTGGACGTTTCACTGGGAGCATGATGATTATTATTATCTGACGGTGACGGTTGACGGAGCAACCAAATACCTGAAGATCGACCCAAGTGGGCTGTCCCTTGCTGACAGCAAGAGCGAAGCCAGTTTGGTTCAGGTGGTTCCCGGAACGGGTGTGCATGCTGGTCAGATCTGTCTGAAATCTGGTGATGCCACCCTGACTTACAGCGGGACCACGGCATCCGGGTTTACTACAGGAGGCAGCAGTGGAACGGAATGGCTTGATCTTGTGGAACTTTCTGAGCTTACGTCGGATTATTACAAGACCTACTCTGCCAGCAAGGTCAGCGTTTCAGACAAGAACATCAAGACCGGCTCCAAGGTCATCGTATATACCAGGGCCTGGAACGAAGAAACTTTGAAATATGAGTACTATGCCATTGATCACGATGGCACTCTGGTGCGGGTCTATGAGAAAGGGGACTCCATTGAGTGGGCCGGGAATGTCATCAACACGATGCTCTGGCAGTTTACCGACTATCCCGACGATAACGGAGACCCATCCTATTATTACGAACTGTACAACGAGTACGCCCAGAAGTACCTGGCCCCGCAGTTAACAGGAGGACAGATCGTGGCGGACGATCCCATCGGCATCAACATGAATGGACGCCGGTACGGTCATTACTACTCCGATATCCTGGCGTGGGACAAAGCAAGCTATTCCTATACGGGTCTGAAGGTCGAGAACGGTCAGATAGTATCCTGCCCCAAGTCGGAAGCGATGGATTTCTATTTTGCTGTGATGGAGGAGGTTCCGGTCGATGATGCGCTGACGACAGTGAAAACAGTGGATCATACCCAGTACGGGATCACCATGAAACTGGTGGACTTCAATTCGACAGTAACCAGAGTAGACAACACCCCTACGACCACGGAGCAGCATGCGGTCATGGGAACCAGCGTTTTCACACAGTGGAATGAGCAGCGTGGTTTGTTAAGTACGAATCTTGGAGCAGATGGCTATCCAATCGCCAGTAAAACAGATAAATCGCTCGGAGACCTGTTTCAGGGGGCGAAGGAAGTCAACCATCTCTTCATCGAAAGCACTTATAACGCCAGTGGCTATTTTGAGTATGACAGCGCCCAGAATTTCGCCAGTCTCAACGGGGCGGCAGGCGGTAACTACACTTCCGGTTTTGATCATAATTTCACCGTCTACAAGGAGATCGGCTCCTATGACGATTCGAACAAGAATACCCTGAAGCACGGACAGTTTCTACCCTTCAACAATATTGAGGCAGGACGATTTGCTTCCGTGAACAGGCAGAATCTTTATTCAACAACAGGAGATCTGCTGCCGAATAGCGATCCAAGGAAGTACGAGAACCTGTATCTTGTCAATGATCCCGCCAAAGCAGACCTCTATTTCGGCGTGGAATTGGAAGCCGGGTTTACGCAGCCGCCTGGTGGCCTTGATGACTGGGGTCATGACATCATCTTTGAGTTCACCGGTGACGATGACTTCTGGCTGTACGTGGACGATGAGCTGGTGATCGATCTGGGAGGCGTTCACAGTGCCCTGCCGGGGTCTGTCAACTTCTCCACCGGGGACGTGATTGTGAATAACCAGCACACGACGCTTCTGGACATCTTCCGGGAGAACTACAAGGAACGCAATTCGATTCAGAGTGATGATGACGAGAGATTGATCGAGTATCTGAAGAAGCATTTTGATTACAACGAACAGACGGGAGAATTCAGCAAGATATTCAAGGACTATTCCACACACAAGATGAAGATCTTCTACATGGAGCGTGGCGGCGGTGCCTCCAACCTTCACATGCGCTTCAACCTGGCATCCGTGAAACCGGGCACGGTCGAACTGAGCAAGGAGCTGTCGGGTGTAGATGGATCCGAGTCCCCCTTGGCTGAGTTTGCCTATCAGATCAAATACAAGAAGAACGGTCAGGAATACCTGCTGAAAAACGCAATGCAGGGAACGGCCGATCAGGAAGACTACGTGTTCTATAAGAACACGGACAATCCGGTGAAATTTGAACCGTCCAGGAAGATCGGCGGTGTGGATTATGACAATGTTTTCATCCTGAAGCCGGGAGAGACGGTGACGGTCAATTTCCCCACATTCGGTCCAGAGAACGAAGAAATCGATTCCTATTCCATTGTTGAGTGCGGTGTGAATACGGAAGTCTACGACAGTGTGGCAGCGAATGGAACTGTGCTGGAAGGAACGGCCGTGACTGGTGCCCCGCACCGGAAGGATTTTGGCATTGGTTATCAGTCTACGGAAGATCGTCCAAGGGCCGGCTTTGTGAATACCGTCAATCCTGAGGCGATAAGAACACTGACTTTCCGCAAGAAACTGTTTGACGCAGATGGAGAGACCCCGATCACGGACGATCCCACCGCCTTCGACTTCCGTCTCTATTTCGGCACGGAGTCAGATACGGAACTTTCCGGGGTCAATATGTATACCTATCACGTAAGGGATAAGGAAGGGGACTACTGCAGCTGGGATGCGGGGGCCCAAAAGTTTATAAAGATCGGGAGCGGGATCAAAGACTATACCCAGCTTTCGGATGAACAGAAAAAAGCCGCAAGTTTCAGCACTTCTATGAACGGATCGATCTCCATGATCCCAGTAGATTATACTGTGGAAGTGCGTGAGATCCTGGCGGGGACGAAGTACATGGTACAGGAACGCCCCTCGGAGATTCCGGACGGGTATTCCTTCCAGAAGTACGTATATTATGATGACTACGATCTGACTGGCAGTAATGACAAGCCTGAGACAGCCGTCTATTCCGGAGAAGACGCTGATGCGGTCGCCACCGCAGGGGCACCGGACAGCCAAGACCATAACGGCACGATCTATAACGAGATCGCAGCAGGGAAAGACCCCCATGTGGATATCTGCAACCTCAAGGGTTATGGACTTCGTGTAAACAAAGTCTGGACGGATGCGGACTATATGGATGGTCGTGCGACCACGTATTTTGCGGTCTATACCAAGAAGCAGAATCCTGGCAGTGAACATGGCCAGGGAATTGGATTACTGGATCTGGTACCGGGTAGTCTGCGGGCCCTGCCCTATGGCACGACGACTCTATACTGGTATTGGCTGAGGCTGCCAGTAGGGGGAGTATCGTTTAACGACTACGTGATCCGTGAGGTGGAAATCAAACACGGGAATCCTGAGTATGACGAAGAAGGTGTCGTCACCAATGTGAGTGATCTGACATTCCAGCCCATCAGAGAGGGAGAGACACTGACGCTTGATGGGAGACAGAAGGGCGAGACAGAGCATGCTGATTTTACCTACTCCGTGCATTATACGCAAGGAACCATCTCTGCCGGATCCAATGTCCGAGTGGATACGACAACCAACGACCGACCCGGGATCATCCTGAAGAAACAGGACTTCCACGGCAGAGCTCTGGCGGGGGCGACATTCCTGCTTACAGAGGAGAGCAGCAACACTCCGATCGGGACGTTTACCTCCGACTCTGACGGATATCTTACGACAGCGTTCCTCAGCGAAAACAAGAATTACACGCTGACGGAGATGACTACGCCACAGGGGTACCATGGGCTGGAACAAGCGATGACGATTCAGGTGACCGGCGACCAGTCTGACCAGGAGGCAGGAAATAATGGAAGCACTGTGACGGTCAGTGGACCGGATAGCGAGTATTACTCCCTGACGCAGGGAAGCGGAACCACCCCTGCAACGCTGATCATCAAGAACCGTCCATACATTCTCCAGGCAAAGAAACAGGATGGGGATACGAAGGTGCCATTGTCAATGGTTCATTTTGAACTGCATAAGCAGGTAACGGTTGGCGGTGTTACGATCTTTGATAATGCAGTGATGACGGGATATGAGGATCTGGTAACGGATGAGGATGGAACGATCCCGCTCATCGACAATACACTTCCTGCCGGAACCTATCAGCTCCGGGAGAAGACCCCACGGGCCGGTTATCAGACGCTGCCTGGATATATTGAGTTTACTATCAGCAAGACAGGAGCGATCAGTTTGCTGCCTCAGGGGAGTTCGGCAGATTGGGTTTCGCTGACAAAAACGACTGACCCGGAAGAAGAGGGGACACTTGCCTATACGCTGATCATCAATAATTATATCGATGCTTCAGTGACTGTCAGAAAAGTGGACGAAAACAACCAGAACCTTCTGGGATCGAAGTTCCAGTTATGTAAACATGGGACAAGCTGGGAAGTTGTCGAGGCTTACAGGGAGATCGACCTGACATCAGGGAATCAGAGGACTCTGGAAAAACTGTCAACAGGGACCTATCGTCTGGAAGAGACGCAGGCACCGGATGGATACGTGGTTCTGAAGAAATACACGTATTTCAATATTGCGCAGAACGGAACGGTTACCCTGACAGACGAGAGCGGCACTGGCACAAACAGCAATGAAAACGCGAGCCTTTCCAATTCAGGTAATATCATCACCATCAGGAATACGCCCGGCGCTTCTCTTCCATCTACCGGCGGCCCGGGTGCAATACGTCTCTACCTGCTCGGCATCCTGCTGATCGGCACGATGGGCGGCGCCCTGCTGTTGCGGCGAAGAAGAACCATATGA